From one Sorangium aterium genomic stretch:
- a CDS encoding aromatic ring-hydroxylating oxygenase subunit alpha, with protein MSFHYQPLLADHAKPPSFEEARLIRQQARATGLHPDYWYPVARSGAVRPGQVISVRFWGRDIAIFRGEDGRVRALEDRCPHRAVKLSLGNVNANDLVCGYHGWRIGESGRLVGVGHELFGRRLPVCGVDAFPVQERHDLIWIFPGNASNSSSQSIPAIPELECEHPWPCARIDMVFRAHHSILAENINDFTHAYLHRRYNPFVGATIDKCEEIGDKAHISYATLTGQGRFSKYFVDRSRFATDRTDLSYEYPHHFASTRGLIKSWAFVLPIDSRTTQAFFLFYFGAIRLPLLPFQSPRWLTNLIIQSGKNLTIRPILEQDRMAIEAEQCGYERHFAMPALELSPAILLIQRLMIRKWKEYVTGAAAPTESSEETP; from the coding sequence ATGAGTTTCCACTATCAGCCCCTTCTGGCCGACCACGCGAAGCCGCCGTCGTTCGAGGAAGCGCGGCTCATCCGCCAGCAGGCGCGCGCCACCGGCCTGCATCCAGACTACTGGTACCCCGTCGCGCGCAGCGGCGCCGTTCGTCCCGGTCAGGTGATCAGCGTACGGTTCTGGGGTCGGGACATCGCCATCTTTCGTGGCGAGGACGGGCGCGTCCGTGCGCTGGAGGACCGGTGTCCGCATCGCGCCGTCAAGCTGAGCCTCGGCAATGTGAACGCGAACGACCTCGTGTGCGGTTATCACGGCTGGCGGATTGGGGAGAGCGGCCGTTTGGTAGGTGTCGGCCACGAGCTGTTCGGTCGCCGACTGCCCGTGTGCGGAGTCGATGCGTTCCCTGTGCAGGAGAGGCACGATCTGATCTGGATCTTTCCTGGAAACGCATCAAATTCCTCAAGCCAATCGATCCCCGCGATACCAGAGTTGGAATGTGAGCATCCCTGGCCCTGCGCACGGATCGACATGGTGTTCCGAGCGCATCATTCCATCTTGGCCGAGAACATCAACGATTTTACGCACGCGTATCTGCATCGCAGATACAATCCTTTCGTCGGCGCGACGATCGACAAGTGCGAGGAGATCGGCGACAAGGCGCATATTAGCTACGCGACGCTGACTGGGCAGGGGCGATTCTCCAAATACTTCGTTGACCGCTCCCGGTTCGCGACGGATCGTACGGATCTGTCCTACGAGTACCCGCATCATTTTGCCAGCACGCGCGGACTGATCAAGAGCTGGGCGTTTGTTCTTCCCATTGATTCCCGCACCACGCAAGCGTTCTTCCTCTTCTACTTCGGAGCCATCCGGCTCCCGCTGCTGCCCTTCCAGTCTCCGCGATGGCTGACGAACCTGATCATCCAGAGCGGCAAAAATCTGACCATCCGTCCGATCCTGGAACAGGATCGGATGGCTATCGAGGCCGAGCAATGCGGATACGAACGCCACTTTGCGATGCCTGCGCTCGAGCTGAGTCCGGCAATTCTGCTGATCCAGCGCCTAATGATCCGGAAGTGGAAAGAATATGTCACGGGTGCTGCCGCGCCGACGGAGAGCTCGGAGGAGACGCCATGA
- a CDS encoding serine/threonine-protein kinase, whose amino-acid sequence MRVGDVVGGRFELLALAGSGGMGEVYRALDRVTGTTVALTVVLGAGVHVARFDREARFLSELSHPGIVRHVAHGRTSSGRSYLAMEWLEGEDLSRRLVRGRLTVEETLTLGVKAAEALAEAHARENVHRDLKPSNLFLVDGQIEQVKILDFGIARRLDATPMTLTGVALGTPAYMAPEQARVGYSALTPRADVFALGCVLFECLVGAPVFVGENIPAILAKILFGEVPSIRSLRPEVPA is encoded by the coding sequence ATGCGCGTCGGCGACGTCGTCGGGGGGCGGTTCGAGCTGCTCGCGCTCGCCGGCTCCGGCGGTATGGGGGAGGTCTATCGGGCGCTCGATCGGGTGACAGGCACCACCGTCGCTCTCACGGTGGTGCTCGGGGCGGGCGTGCACGTGGCGCGGTTCGACCGGGAGGCAAGGTTCCTGTCGGAGCTCTCGCACCCTGGGATCGTGCGGCACGTGGCCCACGGGAGGACCTCCTCGGGGAGGTCCTATCTCGCCATGGAATGGCTCGAAGGAGAGGACCTCTCGCGGCGCCTCGTGCGCGGCCGCCTCACCGTCGAAGAGACGCTGACGCTCGGCGTGAAGGCCGCCGAGGCGCTGGCGGAGGCGCACGCCCGCGAGAACGTCCACCGCGATCTCAAGCCGAGCAACCTGTTCCTCGTGGACGGGCAGATTGAGCAGGTGAAGATCCTGGACTTCGGGATCGCGCGGCGGCTCGACGCGACGCCGATGACGCTGACCGGGGTCGCCCTCGGGACGCCGGCCTACATGGCCCCGGAGCAGGCGCGCGTCGGGTACAGCGCGCTCACGCCGCGCGCCGACGTGTTCGCCCTCGGCTGCGTGCTCTTCGAGTGCCTCGTGGGCGCCCCCGTGTTCGTCGGCGAGAACATCCCCGCGATCCTCGCGAAGATCCTGTTCGGCGAGGTCCCCTCGATCCGCTCGCTCCGCCCCGAGGTCCCCGCCTAG
- a CDS encoding RsbRD N-terminal domain-containing protein, whose protein sequence is MATNHNKNQDEHRGSSQIASILHHYKQALIQRWARLVLDDPGVPEADRPSEPELIDPIPSLLD, encoded by the coding sequence ATGGCGACCAATCACAACAAGAATCAGGATGAGCACAGGGGTTCGTCGCAAATCGCGTCGATCCTCCACCATTACAAGCAAGCGCTGATTCAGCGCTGGGCCCGCCTCGTGCTGGACGATCCGGGCGTGCCCGAAGCGGACAGGCCGAGCGAGCCGGAGTTGATCGACCCAATCCCGAGCCTGCTCGACTGA
- a CDS encoding substrate-binding domain-containing protein, whose translation MHSRPTTIGVLTPFLDGFYFTSVLRGIHQEAQQRGHRVLVVRGTPAYVQAPSLARDQVDGWIVVLATDGIELLAQARVPLVTVSSCAPEAGCPTVMADNREGVRSAVRHLIEHGHRRIAFVGCIDQDDIRARFDGYMEMLIESGIPFDPGLVFDADNNWHSGGQRAAEALIARRGDLTAAVVATDKNALGMMSALQAAGYRIPDDLAIIGFDDITDAQWSAPPLTTVRQRFDALGALAYELVLAQVAGQVVPSGPVLAPTTFVRRRTCGCDPLQGLLHPKRAAPDDDLERQMVELLLRLPLPPEAPPASVWPGVSAVIAGYAAAIEGAAPPPAAEIDEACQQAVRLTPDVESLMGIVRLLGRSGMRRRARLDREAAESAEARAEEFQERLRLSLMLARVETERQFVDDLGALMRSDHEVSLALLGGTQEESRSLSWLDSTAAVWGCLALWEDPATRARLVIAGAYSRDGSPTPPLGALCAREDFPLAEHLPPSTAGGPFMVTLLPIRTLHHDWGVLAIVGPSSIEVAGDEGTISIWGALLGAALERDALVQSLSEQHASLQEAYQRERTLSAAVRELGCPLIPLMPGVLLVPLVGELDGDRARQMLERVVDGVSRHGARCVLLDITGVPSIDAQVAHALGQTQRAASLLGARVRLVGVRPELAMRLVALDMQLGDLSSHQSLASALEDLASTEVPSLRTRRNNVAEATPRSSRNAISDMGRRGGSE comes from the coding sequence CAGGAGGCGCAGCAGCGCGGCCATCGTGTCTTGGTGGTGCGCGGCACGCCAGCCTACGTCCAGGCGCCCTCGCTCGCCCGGGACCAGGTGGACGGGTGGATCGTCGTGCTCGCCACGGATGGCATCGAGCTCCTCGCGCAGGCGCGTGTCCCGCTCGTCACGGTCAGCTCCTGCGCCCCCGAGGCGGGCTGTCCGACCGTCATGGCGGACAACCGCGAGGGCGTCCGGAGCGCGGTGCGCCACCTGATCGAGCATGGCCATCGGCGCATCGCGTTCGTCGGCTGCATCGATCAGGACGACATCCGCGCGCGCTTCGACGGCTACATGGAGATGCTCATCGAGAGCGGGATCCCCTTCGATCCCGGCCTCGTCTTCGACGCCGACAACAACTGGCACTCCGGCGGCCAGCGCGCCGCAGAGGCCCTCATCGCGCGCAGGGGAGATCTCACCGCCGCGGTCGTCGCCACGGACAAGAACGCGCTCGGGATGATGTCGGCCCTCCAGGCCGCCGGATACCGCATCCCCGACGATCTGGCGATCATCGGCTTCGACGACATCACCGATGCGCAGTGGTCGGCCCCTCCGCTGACGACCGTGCGCCAGCGCTTCGACGCCCTCGGAGCGCTCGCGTACGAGCTCGTGCTGGCGCAGGTCGCGGGCCAGGTCGTCCCGTCCGGGCCCGTGCTCGCGCCGACCACGTTCGTCAGGCGGCGGACGTGCGGGTGCGACCCGCTCCAGGGCTTGCTCCACCCGAAGCGCGCGGCGCCCGACGACGACCTCGAGCGGCAGATGGTCGAGCTGCTCCTCCGCCTGCCGCTCCCGCCCGAGGCGCCCCCGGCGTCGGTGTGGCCCGGCGTCTCCGCCGTGATCGCGGGATATGCCGCGGCGATCGAGGGCGCCGCGCCCCCGCCCGCGGCCGAGATCGACGAGGCCTGTCAGCAGGCCGTCCGCCTCACGCCTGACGTGGAGAGCCTCATGGGGATCGTCCGCCTCCTCGGCCGGTCCGGAATGCGACGCCGCGCGCGCCTGGACAGGGAAGCAGCGGAGTCCGCGGAGGCGCGAGCCGAGGAGTTCCAGGAGCGGCTACGCCTCTCGCTCATGCTGGCTCGCGTCGAGACCGAGCGGCAGTTCGTCGACGACCTCGGGGCGCTCATGCGGTCCGATCACGAGGTGAGCCTCGCGCTGCTCGGCGGCACCCAGGAAGAGTCGCGCTCGCTCTCCTGGCTCGACTCGACCGCCGCCGTCTGGGGCTGCCTCGCGCTCTGGGAAGACCCGGCGACCCGCGCGCGCCTCGTCATCGCAGGCGCCTACAGCCGCGATGGCAGCCCGACTCCCCCGCTCGGCGCCCTCTGCGCGCGGGAGGATTTCCCGCTCGCAGAGCACTTGCCGCCCTCGACCGCCGGCGGCCCGTTCATGGTGACGCTCCTGCCGATCCGCACGCTCCACCACGACTGGGGGGTCCTCGCGATCGTCGGCCCGAGCTCGATCGAGGTCGCCGGCGACGAGGGCACCATCTCGATCTGGGGGGCGCTCCTCGGCGCCGCGCTCGAGCGGGACGCGCTCGTGCAGTCGCTCTCCGAGCAGCACGCGAGCCTCCAGGAGGCCTATCAGCGCGAGCGCACCCTCTCGGCCGCGGTGCGCGAGCTCGGCTGCCCGCTCATCCCGCTCATGCCCGGCGTGCTGCTCGTCCCGCTCGTCGGCGAGCTCGATGGAGATCGTGCCCGGCAGATGCTCGAGCGGGTGGTCGATGGGGTGAGCCGACACGGGGCGCGCTGCGTGCTGCTCGATATCACGGGCGTCCCGAGCATCGATGCCCAGGTGGCCCACGCGCTCGGGCAGACGCAGCGCGCGGCCTCCCTGCTCGGCGCCCGCGTCCGCCTCGTCGGCGTGCGGCCCGAGCTCGCGATGCGCCTCGTCGCCCTCGATATGCAGCTGGGCGATCTGTCCAGCCACCAGTCGCTGGCGTCGGCGCTCGAGGACCTCGCGTCGACCGAGGTCCCCTCGCTCCGCACGAGACGGAATAACGTGGCTGAAGCGACGCCGCGTTCGTCGCGCAACGCGATCTCGGATATGGGGCGTCGCGGAGGATCGGAGTGA
- a CDS encoding FAD-dependent oxidoreductase: MRASEPDVVVVGAGIAGVAAATSLRREGVDVLLIEREETPSSRFHGEMIQPYGLSLLLRLGISCLDDATRRITDYRFVDCDADGRRCDGLTVAYPAGTYAVAHRSERLIERLWTHAAAVLGDRFVRGAEIRAADSGSIDVDRPELLIDSAGAPPRRVSPRIVIACDGRNSALRRLVSGRAPVPRCSVAGAPLDLIVGGEISVGAADPRTVHVMRIGSAGTFSVFGLDQTSQRVYWNTPSDKGGPRALRDRFVETFAMLPPPWRFTGLGSLVRAMPAETRWNGPPVRGRCFFAGDAAAVTTPLGGQGMTCALEHVTALLGMSIFTAALTPARLWLLPSRLLDGRKIRLRDGHRRPGSPLTAIAARRGTGVTAVVAERRCVQSVWRGRRSSPSRTAW; this comes from the coding sequence GTGCGCGCATCGGAGCCGGACGTCGTCGTCGTCGGAGCAGGCATTGCGGGAGTCGCCGCGGCGACCTCCCTGCGCCGCGAAGGTGTCGACGTCTTGCTGATAGAGCGCGAAGAGACGCCCTCCAGCCGATTCCATGGCGAGATGATTCAGCCCTACGGATTGTCGCTTTTGTTGCGCCTGGGCATCAGCTGCTTGGACGACGCGACGCGACGGATTACGGATTACCGATTTGTCGATTGTGATGCAGACGGGCGTCGCTGTGACGGGCTGACCGTGGCGTATCCGGCGGGGACGTATGCGGTCGCGCATCGCAGTGAAAGACTGATCGAACGCCTGTGGACACATGCCGCCGCAGTTCTCGGTGATCGATTTGTGCGAGGCGCAGAGATACGCGCAGCCGACAGCGGGTCGATAGACGTAGACAGGCCCGAGTTGCTGATTGACAGCGCCGGCGCGCCTCCTCGCCGGGTCAGCCCGCGCATCGTGATTGCCTGCGACGGCCGGAATTCCGCGCTGCGTCGTCTCGTCAGCGGACGTGCACCGGTGCCGCGGTGCTCGGTGGCTGGCGCGCCGCTCGACTTGATTGTCGGCGGTGAAATAAGCGTCGGAGCGGCGGACCCGCGAACCGTCCACGTGATGCGCATTGGGAGCGCCGGGACCTTCTCCGTCTTCGGCTTGGATCAAACATCCCAGCGTGTCTACTGGAATACACCAAGTGACAAGGGAGGACCGAGGGCACTTCGAGACCGCTTTGTCGAGACCTTCGCTATGCTCCCCCCACCCTGGCGTTTCACCGGCTTGGGAAGCCTAGTTCGCGCCATGCCCGCAGAGACGCGTTGGAACGGCCCGCCGGTTCGCGGACGTTGTTTCTTTGCGGGCGACGCAGCGGCGGTGACGACGCCGCTCGGCGGACAGGGAATGACGTGTGCGCTCGAGCACGTGACCGCCCTCCTTGGCATGTCCATCTTCACCGCGGCTTTGACCCCGGCGCGGCTCTGGCTGTTACCGAGCAGGCTGCTTGATGGCCGGAAGATCCGGCTCCGTGATGGCCATCGTCGACCCGGATCTCCGCTCACCGCGATTGCAGCGAGGCGAGGCACCGGGGTGACTGCGGTGGTCGCAGAGCGCCGGTGCGTTCAGTCGGTGTGGAGGGGGAGGCGGTCATCGCCGTCGAGGACGGCGTGGTAG
- a CDS encoding YybH family protein: protein MNATAHSPEDCHRLFVTYAQARDLDGLVSLFDDNALLVVPSASLDVAAAKAAPEVRGKESLRDNLNTFLSRNPTFVIDDTKVHQTGDIALVSSVWRVEGERPGGAKLQMAHINSSVMRRQPDGSWCIVINWTAVDERGSCA from the coding sequence ATGAATGCGACCGCCCATTCCCCGGAAGACTGTCACAGACTGTTTGTGACGTACGCCCAAGCACGCGATCTCGACGGACTCGTGAGCCTTTTCGACGACAACGCGCTTCTCGTCGTGCCCTCGGCAAGCCTGGATGTCGCGGCGGCGAAGGCCGCGCCCGAGGTGCGAGGTAAGGAATCCTTGCGCGACAACTTGAATACATTCCTCTCCCGGAATCCGACGTTCGTTATCGATGACACCAAAGTCCACCAGACCGGCGACATCGCTTTGGTGAGCTCGGTGTGGAGGGTGGAAGGGGAGCGACCCGGTGGCGCGAAGCTGCAGATGGCCCACATCAACAGCTCGGTGATGCGTCGGCAGCCGGACGGCTCCTGGTGCATCGTCATCAATTGGACGGCCGTAGACGAACGCGGCTCGTGCGCATAG
- a CDS encoding DDE-type integrase/transposase/recombinase, whose protein sequence is MQDPLKPKDHAEAVALYRSEIIGSLMHRELDRGELAEALADLSKQRFRPPRAHSPRTYSVPTLERWYYAYKTEGLEGLRPKPRKDKGRARELTPEQRQMLLDIREEHPSASVSLILDTLIAAGRIDKEAISATTVRRLYAEHRLDRVALRDRTGGKVRLRWQAEHPGALWHGDVCHVSPILVGGSVAPVRIHALLDDASRYILAIEAMSAEREVDMLALFIRALRKHGAPDALYLDNGSTYRGHTLHLACERLGTTLIHARPYDAPARGKMERFWRTLRERCVDFTGALGSLHDLNVRLYAWVDEHYHRTPHAALFGKSPAQVYEGYPHVTDNLDERKLRDALTTQARRRVRRDSTLSMDGEDWETDLGFLAGHLVTVSRCLVTPNEPPWIEHEGKRFALHRVDPVKNARRPRPACNLDVAHEARVPFDPPKTLLDKALGRTPRDGEEE, encoded by the coding sequence GTGCAAGACCCCCTCAAGCCGAAGGACCACGCGGAAGCGGTAGCGCTCTATCGCAGTGAGATCATCGGCTCGCTCATGCACCGCGAGCTCGACCGGGGAGAGCTCGCCGAAGCGCTCGCCGACCTGAGCAAACAGCGGTTTCGCCCACCGCGCGCCCATTCTCCGCGCACTTACTCGGTCCCCACGCTCGAGCGTTGGTACTACGCGTACAAGACCGAAGGTCTCGAAGGCTTGCGTCCCAAGCCCCGCAAGGACAAGGGACGGGCGCGCGAGCTCACCCCCGAGCAACGGCAGATGCTGCTCGACATTCGAGAAGAGCACCCGAGCGCCTCGGTCTCGCTCATCCTCGACACGCTGATCGCGGCGGGCCGGATCGACAAGGAGGCCATCTCCGCCACCACGGTGCGACGCCTGTACGCCGAACACCGCCTTGATCGCGTCGCGCTGCGCGATCGCACGGGCGGCAAGGTGCGGTTGCGCTGGCAGGCCGAGCACCCCGGCGCTCTGTGGCACGGCGACGTGTGTCATGTGTCACCGATCCTCGTTGGCGGCAGCGTGGCGCCGGTGCGGATCCACGCGCTGCTCGACGACGCCTCCCGGTACATCCTCGCGATCGAGGCGATGAGCGCCGAGCGGGAGGTCGACATGCTGGCGCTCTTCATCCGAGCACTGCGCAAACATGGCGCTCCCGACGCCCTCTACCTGGATAACGGCTCGACCTACCGCGGGCACACCTTGCACCTGGCGTGTGAGCGACTCGGCACTACCCTGATCCACGCCCGTCCGTACGACGCCCCCGCGCGCGGCAAGATGGAGCGCTTCTGGAGGACGTTGCGAGAGAGGTGCGTGGACTTCACCGGAGCGCTCGGCTCGCTGCACGACCTCAACGTCCGGCTCTACGCCTGGGTCGACGAGCACTACCACCGCACACCGCACGCGGCGCTCTTCGGCAAATCCCCCGCGCAGGTGTACGAGGGGTATCCCCACGTCACCGACAACCTCGACGAGCGGAAGCTCCGCGACGCGCTCACGACCCAGGCCCGTCGGCGCGTCCGACGCGACAGCACGCTCTCGATGGATGGAGAGGATTGGGAGACCGATCTCGGCTTCCTCGCCGGCCACCTCGTCACGGTGTCGCGGTGCCTCGTCACGCCGAACGAGCCGCCCTGGATCGAACACGAGGGCAAACGCTTCGCCCTGCACCGGGTCGATCCGGTGAAGAACGCCCGTCGCCCGCGGCCGGCCTGCAACCTTGATGTCGCGCACGAGGCGCGGGTGCCCTTCGACCCGCCGAAAACGCTTCTGGACAAGGCTCTCGGACGAACGCCCCGCGATGGCGAGGAGGAATGA
- a CDS encoding ExeA family protein has product MTMDFCSYFSFTAEPFSKEVEDGELWLPPSKQAILEMLIEAVHARKSVLLAGDPGVGKTCLLRALRHALSPQTFRLTYCANVTLGRRDFYRQLCLALGLARCSTAGDVFYAVSTHVEELAKERVFPVFVLDEAHLLHQDTLDHLHILLNYAWDSRALLSLVLLGLPELGERLRVRRNRSLYSRLHYRLTIDPLTPDDTADYLRVRLNRVGCAKELFTTDAIAMLHEAAAGSLRDTDRLATAALRAAARKKRKLVERDVFSRILQLDAEEPG; this is encoded by the coding sequence ATGACCATGGACTTTTGTAGCTACTTCAGCTTCACCGCAGAGCCATTTTCAAAGGAGGTCGAAGACGGCGAGCTCTGGCTCCCTCCGTCCAAGCAGGCGATACTCGAGATGCTCATCGAAGCGGTGCACGCCAGAAAGAGCGTGCTCCTCGCTGGTGACCCAGGCGTTGGCAAGACGTGTCTCCTCCGCGCGCTCCGTCATGCCCTTTCGCCGCAGACGTTTCGCTTGACCTACTGCGCCAACGTGACGCTTGGACGCCGGGACTTCTATCGCCAGCTCTGTCTGGCGCTCGGTCTCGCGCGCTGCAGCACCGCTGGAGACGTCTTCTACGCGGTCAGCACGCACGTCGAGGAACTCGCGAAGGAACGAGTATTTCCGGTCTTCGTCCTCGATGAGGCCCATCTACTTCATCAGGATACACTCGATCATCTTCACATACTCCTTAATTACGCCTGGGATAGCCGCGCATTGCTTTCGCTCGTGTTGCTTGGCTTGCCCGAGCTCGGCGAGCGGCTCCGCGTGCGCCGCAATCGCTCCCTGTATTCGCGCCTCCATTACCGATTGACCATCGATCCGCTCACGCCGGACGATACGGCCGACTATCTGCGTGTACGTCTCAACCGAGTCGGCTGCGCGAAAGAGCTCTTCACCACCGACGCGATCGCGATGCTGCACGAGGCGGCCGCCGGCAGCCTGCGCGACACCGACCGACTCGCCACGGCCGCTCTTCGAGCCGCTGCGCGCAAGAAGCGCAAGCTCGTCGAGCGCGATGTCTTCAGCCGCATCCTGCAACTGGACGCAGAGGAGCCCGGATGA
- a CDS encoding aromatic ring-hydroxylating oxygenase subunit alpha: protein MTQRFPFSPYPTGWYRVAYTDELRVGQVVPLQYFGKALVLFRTTDGRAHVLDAHCPHLGAHLGIGGTVVGETIRCPFHGWRFDGSGRCSHDVPCAKVPGWTVEEINGVIFAYHDVHGKAPSWHVPPHPELHSADWTRMRVIGRWRVRTHVQELNENGVDLAHYTVVHGVAFERTLDDSVETDGPLLTFRMTPRYRQKILSSFLPAARGSLEIRYYGLGTAYARVHVESVVKVAFTVMTLLTPIDDDHVDIHMTMSMRKLWSPLATRWMFSQLSRQSVAALTEDVPILENKIYRSAPLYGKGDGQIARFRRWATQFYAETENERKAVADGER from the coding sequence ATGACCCAACGATTCCCTTTCTCTCCCTATCCAACCGGCTGGTACCGGGTTGCCTATACTGACGAGTTGCGCGTGGGGCAGGTAGTGCCTCTGCAGTATTTTGGTAAGGCGCTCGTGCTGTTCCGCACGACCGATGGCCGAGCGCATGTCCTAGACGCCCACTGCCCCCATCTGGGTGCGCACCTGGGCATAGGTGGGACGGTCGTCGGTGAAACGATCCGATGTCCGTTCCACGGCTGGCGATTCGACGGGAGCGGCAGGTGTTCCCACGACGTGCCGTGCGCGAAGGTTCCCGGCTGGACGGTCGAGGAGATCAACGGCGTCATCTTTGCCTACCACGATGTGCACGGAAAGGCGCCATCGTGGCATGTTCCGCCCCATCCCGAGCTCCATTCGGCCGACTGGACGCGCATGCGCGTCATCGGCCGTTGGCGTGTCCGCACCCACGTCCAGGAACTCAACGAGAACGGGGTCGACCTAGCGCATTACACGGTCGTCCACGGAGTCGCCTTCGAGCGCACTCTCGATGATTCGGTCGAGACCGACGGGCCGCTGCTCACTTTTCGGATGACTCCGCGCTACCGGCAGAAGATCCTGTCGTCATTCCTGCCAGCGGCCCGCGGGTCGCTGGAGATCCGCTACTACGGACTGGGGACGGCATATGCGCGTGTGCACGTCGAATCGGTGGTGAAGGTCGCATTCACAGTCATGACTCTTCTCACGCCCATAGACGATGACCACGTCGACATCCACATGACGATGAGTATGCGGAAGCTATGGAGCCCGCTCGCCACGCGTTGGATGTTCTCGCAGCTGAGCAGACAGAGTGTGGCCGCTCTTACCGAGGACGTCCCAATCCTGGAGAACAAGATCTACCGCAGCGCGCCGCTCTACGGCAAGGGCGACGGTCAGATCGCTCGCTTCAGGCGCTGGGCCACGCAGTTCTACGCAGAAACCGAAAATGAGAGAAAGGCGGTTGCAGATGGCGAACGCTGA
- a CDS encoding NAD-dependent epimerase/dehydratase family protein — MTTLVTGATGFIGGNLVRRLVRDGHRVRAFVRPSADTSALDGLPVERVEGDLRSPASVSAALSGCERVFHCGAKISVASRGAEVMRELFETNVLGTIHVVRAALAHGVKRVVVTSSQSTVGIIDDQPGTERTPFDPLERRLPYALTKSAAEQETLRAMVDGLDVVIAISTTVVGAGDFRPSRLGRAILEVMRGRMRAYIPGGIECVTTDDIVDGHVLAMEKGRRGQRYIFSSGFLTIDDILDVASETSGCRRPSLRFPPMAIAALARACDALMLPDIDRPFTSGAVSLLRSARRVDCIKAVSELGFRPSDPRAGVADACSWFIRRGLAPEAVRLPRAHQTDTHLGRQE, encoded by the coding sequence ATGACAACGCTGGTCACGGGGGCGACCGGCTTCATCGGCGGCAATCTCGTCCGACGCTTGGTCCGAGACGGCCACCGGGTCCGCGCGTTCGTGCGCCCGTCCGCCGACACTTCGGCGCTCGACGGCCTACCCGTTGAGCGAGTCGAAGGAGATCTCCGATCACCGGCCTCGGTGAGCGCTGCGCTGAGCGGGTGCGAACGCGTATTTCATTGCGGAGCGAAAATCTCCGTCGCCAGCCGGGGCGCCGAGGTGATGCGTGAGCTCTTCGAGACGAATGTCCTCGGGACCATTCATGTGGTTCGGGCCGCGCTCGCCCACGGCGTCAAGCGCGTGGTGGTGACGAGCTCGCAGAGCACGGTCGGCATTATCGACGACCAGCCCGGGACTGAGCGGACGCCGTTCGATCCCCTGGAGCGCCGGCTACCGTACGCGCTTACCAAGAGTGCAGCGGAGCAGGAGACTTTGCGCGCGATGGTTGATGGTCTCGACGTGGTGATCGCGATCTCCACGACTGTCGTCGGTGCTGGCGATTTCCGTCCGTCGCGCCTCGGTCGCGCGATTCTTGAGGTTATGCGTGGTCGGATGCGCGCCTACATCCCGGGTGGAATCGAGTGCGTTACAACCGACGACATCGTGGACGGGCATGTATTAGCTATGGAGAAAGGCCGGAGAGGGCAACGGTACATCTTCTCGTCCGGGTTCCTGACCATCGACGACATCCTAGACGTGGCCAGCGAGACGAGCGGCTGTCGAAGACCCTCGCTACGGTTCCCGCCCATGGCGATCGCAGCGCTGGCGCGTGCGTGTGATGCCCTGATGCTGCCAGATATCGATCGCCCATTCACCTCGGGCGCAGTGAGCCTCCTGCGCAGCGCACGCCGGGTCGACTGCATAAAGGCGGTGAGCGAACTCGGGTTCCGTCCATCAGATCCACGGGCGGGAGTCGCCGATGCGTGCTCCTGGTTCATCCGCCGTGGCCTCGCACCGGAGGCGGTGCGCCTGCCGCGGGCTCACCAGACAGATACCCACCTCGGGAGGCAAGAATGA
- a CDS encoding DUF6431 domain-containing protein yields MKERSPQQIVHLDLDVKGWLASPPTVDRARPARCPRCGAAACPLGGGLGLWGHGSRSRQVRGPLAAGERGGLVTIEVRRYRCRRCGATITVVPRGVAPRRHFAATAIGLALLLVGIASAALIEVRRRVSPWSASFDADSWATVRRWLRAIDQGRLFPSVRPSPLAASLRQRAERAAMTLVAMAPFAAEVLEAAVMAGAARAA; encoded by the coding sequence TTGAAAGAGCGGAGCCCTCAACAGATCGTCCATCTGGACCTCGATGTCAAAGGCTGGCTCGCTTCACCGCCCACCGTAGATCGCGCGCGGCCAGCCCGCTGCCCGCGTTGCGGTGCCGCGGCTTGCCCGCTGGGGGGCGGGTTGGGGCTGTGGGGTCACGGCTCGCGGTCCCGGCAGGTACGCGGGCCGCTGGCTGCCGGCGAGCGCGGCGGGCTCGTCACGATCGAGGTGCGCCGTTATCGATGCCGCCGCTGCGGCGCGACGATCACGGTCGTACCGCGGGGCGTCGCACCGCGACGGCACTTCGCCGCGACGGCGATCGGTCTGGCCCTGCTGCTCGTCGGCATCGCCAGTGCAGCGCTCATCGAGGTGCGGCGGCGTGTCAGCCCCTGGTCTGCCAGCTTCGATGCCGACAGCTGGGCGACCGTGCGGCGCTGGTTACGCGCCATCGACCAGGGGCGCCTCTTTCCGTCAGTCCGCCCCAGTCCCCTTGCTGCTTCGCTGCGGCAGCGGGCCGAGCGGGCCGCGATGACGCTCGTCGCGATGGCGCCTTTTGCGGCCGAGGTCCTCGAGGCCGCCGTCATGGCCGGCGCCGCGCGAGCTGCGTGA